A single Chanos chanos chromosome 8, fChaCha1.1, whole genome shotgun sequence DNA region contains:
- the atp2c1 gene encoding calcium-transporting ATPase type 2C member 1 — MLKKKEPLLPDYHPHCEDETMVPVLTSKKASELPVNEVACLLQADLQRGLNHNEVTRRRAYHGWNEFDISEDEPLWKKYISQFKDPLIMLLLASAVISVLMHQFDDAVSITVAIIIVVTVAFVQEYRSEKSLEELGKLVPPECHCVREGHLEHLLARELVPGDTVCLSVGERVPADLRLFEAADLSVDESSLTGETTPCSKSTAPQPAATNGDITSRSNIAFMGTLVRCGKAKGIVIGTGENSEFGEVFKMMQAEEAPKTPLQKSMDLLGKQLSLYSFGIIGVIMMVGWLQGKNILDMFTIGVSLAVAAIPEGLPIVVTVTLALGVMRMVKKRAIVKKLPIVETLGCCNVICSDKTGTLTKNEMTVTQIFTSDGLHAEVTGVGYNNAGEVLLDGEVVHGFSNTSISKIVEVGCVCNDAVIRNNTLMGRPTEGALIALAMKMGLEGLQQEFIRVEEIPFSSEQKWMVVRCVHRTQQGKPGTYFAKGAYEQVIRFCNSYNSQGGVSLPLTNQQRELYQQQKSYMGTAGLRVLAFASGTEMGSLTFLGLVGIIDPPREGVKEAVGTLIGASVAVKMVTGDSQETAVSIASRLGLYTKGSQSLSGEEVDNMDILQLSQIVPRIAVFYRASPRHKLKIVKSLQNIGAVVAMTGDGVNDAVALKAADIGVAMGQTGTDVCKEAADMILVDDDFQTIMSAIEEGKGIYNNIKNFVRFQLSTSIAALTLISLATLMNFPNPLNAMQILWINIIMDGPPAQSLGVEPVDKDVIRKPPRNVRDSIITRSLIVKILVSSFIIVCGTLFVFWRELQDNVITPRDTTMTFTCFVFFDMFNALSSRSQTRMVHEMGLCSNRTFCYAVLGSIMGQLLVIYFPPLQRVFQTESLSIFDLLFLIGLTSSVCVVSELIKKLERLRRTEKPDNSDSFHEV; from the exons CTTCCTGACTACCACCCCCATTGTGAAGATGAGACCATGGTTCCGGTACTAACATCGAAAAAAGCCAGTGAACTACCTGTAAACGAAGTCGCATGCTTGCTGCAG GCTGACCTGCAGCGAGGCTTGAACCACAATGAGGTGACGCGTCGCCGTGCCTACCACGGCTGGAACGAGTTCGACATCAGCGAAGATGAACCGCTGtggaaaaaatatatttctcag TTTAAAGATCCTTTGATCATGTTGCTGCTGGCCTCAGCTGTGATAAGCGTGTTGATGCACCAGTTTGACGATGCCGTCAGTATCACCGTG GCCATTATTATTGTAGTTACTGTTGCCTTTGTACAG GAATACCGCTCTGAAAAATCCCTGGAGGAGCTGGGGAAACTCGTACCTCCTGAGTGTCACTG CGTTCGGGAAGGACACCTGGAGCACCTGCTGGCTCGTGAGCTGGTCCCAGGAGacactgtctgcctgtctgtgggGGAACGGGTCCCAGCTGATCTGCGTCTCTTTGAG GCGGCGGATCTGTCGGTGGACGAGTCCAGTCTGACGGGGGAGACCACGCCCTGCTCCAAATCTACAGCCCCTCAGCCTGCTGCTACCAATGGAGACATCACATCTCGCAGTAACATTGCCTTCATGGGCACACTGGTGCGATGTGGAAAGGCCAAG GGCATTGTGATAGGCACAGGAGAGAACTCTGAATTCGGAGAAGTTTTCAAGATGATGCAAGCAGAGGAG GCTCCTAAAACCCCATTACAAAAGAGTATGGATCTGCTAGGGAAACAGCTCTCCCTCTACTCCTTTGGAATCATAG gGGTGATTATGATGGTTGGCTGGCTCCAGGGAAAGAACATATTAGATATGTTCACCATTGGTGTCAG ctTGGCCGTGGCAGCTATCCCAGAAGGTCTTCCCATTGTGGTGACTGTAACCTTAGCACTGGGGGTTATGAGGATGGTGAAGAAGCGTGCTATTGTTAAAAAGCTGCCCATCGTAGAGACGCTGG GCTGCTGCAATGTCATCTGTTCTGATAAGACTGGCACTTTGACAAAGAACGAAATGACAGTTACTCAGATCTTCACCTCAGACGGTCTCCATGCTGAG gtcaCTGGTGTAGGTTATAACAATGCAGGAGAGGTTCTTCTGGATGGGGAGGTGGTCCATGGCTTCTCCAACACCTCCATCTCTAAAATTgtagag GTTGGCTGCGTGTGTAATGATGCTGTGATCAGGAACAACACACTGATGGGACGACCTACTGAGGGAGCTCTCATTGCCCTGGCCATGAAG ATGGGTCTGGAAGGTCTGCAGCAAGAGTTTATCAGAGTGGAAGAAATTCCTTTCTCCTCAGAACAGAAATGGATGGTGGTTCGATGTGTCCACCGCACACAGCAG GGTAAACCAGGAACTTACTTTGCGAAAGGAGCCTATGAGCAGGTCATTCGCTTCTGCAACTCCTACAACAGTCAAGGAGGAGTGTCATTACCTCTTACTAACCAACAGAGGGAGCTGTACCAGCAGCAGAAGAGTTACATGGGTACAGCAGGCCTAAGAG TTCTGGCGTTTGCCTCGGGTACCGAAATGGGAAGTCTTACCTTCCTGGGACTGGTGGGCATCATCGACCCGCCCAGGGAAGGGGTGAAGGAAGCAGTGGGTACCCTCATCGGCGCGAGTGTGGCTGTCAAGATGGTCACCGGAGATTCTCAGGAGACGGCCGTGTCTATCG CTAGTCGTCTGGGACTGTACACTAAGGGTTCCCAGTCTCTGTCTGGAGAGGAGGTGGACAACATGGATATTCTGCAGCTGTCTCAAATAGTGCCCAGG ATAGCCGTGTTTTACAGAGCTAGCCCCCGCCATAAATTGAAAATAGTCAAg TCACTACAGAACATAGGAGCAGTGGTTGCCATGACGGGAGACGGAGTGAACGACGCCGTGGCCCTGAAGGCGGCAGATATCGGCGTGGCGATGGGTCAGACGGGGACAGATGTCTGCAAGGAGGCGGCAGATATGATCTTGGTGGACGACGACTTTCAGACCATTAT GTCTGCCATTGAAGAAGGAAAGGGGATTTACAACAACATTAAGAACTTTGTGCGTTTTCAGCTGAGCAC GAGCATCGCTGCGCTTACCCTTATCTCCTTGGCAACGCTCATGAACTTTCCCAACCCTCTAAATGCCATGCAGATTCTGTGGATCAACATCATTATGGATGGACCACCTGCTcagag tttgggAGTGGAGCCCGTGGATAAAGATGTTATCAGGAAGCCTCCGCGTAACGTTAGGGACAGCATCATCACTCGCAGTCTGATAGTGAAGATCCTGGTGTCATCGTTCATCATCGTGTGTGGCACTCTGTTTGTCTTCTGGAGAGAG CTACAAGACAATGTGATCACACCCCGAGACACCACCATGACCTTCACATGCTTTGTCTTCTTTGACATGTTCAACGCCCTCAGTTCTCGCTCGCAG ACTCGCATGGTGCATGAGATGGGCCTGTGCAGTAACAGAACCTTCTGTTATGCCGTCCTGGGCTCCATCATGGGCCAGCTCCTGGTCATCTACTTTCCTCCACTGCAGAGGGTCTTTCAGACGGAGAGCCTTAGCATTTTCG ATCTGCTGTTCCTCATCGGCCTCACGTCCTCCGTTTGCGTGGTGTCTGAACTTATAAAGAAACTTGAGAGGttgagaaggacagagaaaccCGACAACAGCGATTCTTTCCACGAAGTATGA
- the rpp25l gene encoding ribonuclease P protein subunit p25-like protein, protein MENYTKARTVEQPCPCPFADLPSDTPEVRVKDGSKIRNLMRFALSRMEEKPASVESEGGDENPETNKGAPQKICRQILFTGSGPSVAKAITCVEILKRRVRGLHQHTRLLYRTVQEVWEPLEPEAGLDSLTVSRNVPGIWVLLSKDPLDKNQPGYQAPGCFDALWAQSAREEAEGQRTGQRRKRGGGAGRGKGPGRQTGRPRDGRKTPNQGGNSQE, encoded by the coding sequence ATGGAGAATTATACCAAAGCACGCACTGTGGAGCAGCCCTGCCCCTGTCCTTTCGCTGATCTACCCAGTGACACTCCAGAGGTGCGAGTGAAAGATGGAAGTAAGATCCGGAATCTGATGAGATTTGCCTTGAGTCGTATGGAGGAGAAGCCAGCCAGTGTGGAAAGTGAGGGCGGCGATGAGAACCCCGAGACAAACAAAGGAGCGCCGCAGAAAATTTGTCGTCAGATCCTATTCACAGGGTCCGGACCCAGTGTGGCCAAAGCGATCACGTGCGTGGAGATCCTGAAGCGTCGAGTGCGAGGCTTGCACCAGCACACTCGTTTGCTCTACCGTACAGTGCAGGAGGTGTGGGAACCACTGGAGCCCGAGGCCGGTTTGGACAGCCTTACTGTCAGCAGAAATGTGCCGGGCATATGGGTGCTGCTTTCCAAGGACCCGCTCGATAAGAACCAGCCGGGGTACCAGGCCCCGGGTTGCTTTGATGCCCTGTGGGCGCAGTCTGCCagggaggaggcagagggacagagaactggtcagaggagaaagaggggaggcGGAGCTGGTCGAGGAAAAGGCCCAGGCAGGCAGACTGGACGGCCACGTGATGGACGTAAAACTCCAAATCAGGGAGGGAACAGCCAAGAATGA